The following are encoded together in the uncultured Sphaerochaeta sp. genome:
- a CDS encoding carbohydrate ABC transporter permease: MKQTLPKHFWPSLFTFLVAMLMLFPIIWLFFSSFKQTGELFSYPLALFPSDWTPSHYIKVVGDGFFGYVFNSLFLAVVGTAITLIISAMCGYALAIYRFEVSYTNLIFGIFLLGTLIPGETLTVPQVVVISELGLYNNIWGVILPVVTTTTGIFMFRQHYLSIPLSFVEAARIDGSNEAQTFLYVMLPLGTSSTVTLAIFSFMWRWNDYILPLLVLSDQKKYTIQIAIKNYIGFNGVDWSSILAASVMSIIPIIVLFIILQRYIIGGLSASGVKG; this comes from the coding sequence TCCCATTATCTGGTTATTCTTTAGTTCATTCAAGCAGACTGGTGAACTCTTCTCATATCCTTTGGCACTCTTTCCCTCTGATTGGACGCCCTCCCATTATATCAAGGTTGTTGGGGACGGGTTTTTCGGCTATGTATTCAACAGCCTCTTTCTTGCAGTTGTAGGGACAGCTATTACTCTGATCATAAGTGCGATGTGTGGATATGCGCTTGCCATCTATCGCTTTGAGGTCTCCTATACCAACCTGATATTCGGAATCTTCCTGCTCGGTACCTTGATTCCCGGAGAGACCCTTACCGTTCCCCAGGTGGTGGTCATCAGTGAGCTTGGGCTCTACAACAATATCTGGGGTGTGATTCTCCCTGTGGTGACAACCACGACTGGAATCTTCATGTTCCGTCAACACTATCTCTCCATCCCTCTCTCTTTTGTTGAGGCTGCACGTATTGATGGCAGCAATGAAGCCCAAACCTTCCTTTATGTCATGCTTCCCTTGGGGACTTCCAGCACGGTGACACTGGCTATCTTCAGCTTCATGTGGAGATGGAATGACTACATTCTGCCTCTCTTGGTTCTCAGTGACCAGAAGAAGTACACCATACAGATTGCCATCAAGAACTATATTGGGTTCAACGGAGTTGACTGGAGCAGCATTCTTGCAGCCTCGGTGATGTCCATCATACCCATTATTGTCTTGTTCATAATCTTGCAGCGCTACATCATCGGAGGCCTTTCTGCATCCGGGGTGAAGGGGTAA